A single genomic interval of Planktothrix sp. FACHB-1365 harbors:
- a CDS encoding aminopeptidase P family protein yields the protein MMLFTPSPLLIDTLRQRRKKLSYLIDFPAVLWSGRAVSRNFPANIYSFRASSHFLYFAGFPLENAVIRLDQGRLELFMDDPPEGSTLWHGEMPQRNQIAELIGADAHYSLKELSNYLQDAATIVVQNPITATEQRQRLNCPLVSASTPEGIDLELTNAIITLRLTHDEAALKELRQAAEVSVEAHKAGMKATKTAELEAEIRAAMEGVIMSHNMTCSYNSIVTVYGEVLHNNHYHHPLKPGDLLLADVGAETEMGWAADITRTWPVSGTFSSTQRDIYQVVLKAHDTCIDSIMPGIEYEDIHRIAAMVIAEGLVELGILNGSPEDLVEQDAHTLFFPHGIGHLLGLDVHDMEDLGDLAGYEPGRVRSQRFGWCFLRLNRPLKPGMLVTIEPGFYQVPAILNDPKNRKKYQKQVNWERLEQFADVRGIRIEDDILVTEKGTEILTKNLPTSMEEIEALIQQ from the coding sequence ATTATGTTATTTACTCCTTCCCCATTACTGATTGATACCCTCCGTCAACGACGTAAAAAACTCAGTTATTTAATAGATTTTCCAGCAGTTTTGTGGTCAGGTCGTGCAGTTTCTCGAAATTTCCCCGCTAACATTTATTCATTTCGCGCCAGTAGCCATTTCTTATATTTTGCTGGATTTCCCTTAGAAAATGCAGTCATTCGGTTAGATCAAGGTCGCTTAGAATTATTTATGGATGATCCTCCAGAAGGGAGTACCCTTTGGCATGGAGAAATGCCTCAACGAAATCAAATAGCAGAACTCATCGGTGCAGATGCTCATTATTCCTTAAAGGAGTTATCCAATTATCTTCAAGACGCTGCTACAATTGTGGTACAAAATCCCATCACCGCCACAGAACAACGTCAACGTTTGAACTGTCCTCTTGTATCCGCAAGTACACCAGAAGGAATAGATTTAGAATTAACAAACGCGATTATTACGTTACGTTTAACCCATGATGAAGCCGCATTAAAGGAATTACGCCAAGCCGCAGAAGTCAGTGTAGAAGCCCATAAAGCCGGAATGAAAGCAACAAAAACGGCTGAATTAGAAGCAGAAATTCGGGCAGCAATGGAAGGAGTAATTATGAGTCATAATATGACCTGTTCTTATAATAGTATTGTGACGGTATACGGAGAAGTTTTACACAATAATCACTATCATCATCCTCTAAAGCCTGGAGATTTATTATTAGCGGATGTGGGGGCAGAAACCGAGATGGGATGGGCTGCGGATATTACCAGAACTTGGCCTGTTTCGGGAACCTTTTCTTCAACTCAACGAGATATTTATCAAGTAGTTTTAAAGGCTCATGATACTTGTATTGATTCTATTATGCCGGGTATAGAATATGAAGATATTCATCGAATTGCAGCAATGGTTATCGCGGAAGGATTAGTAGAATTAGGAATCTTAAACGGAAGTCCAGAAGACTTAGTAGAACAGGATGCTCACACCTTATTTTTTCCTCATGGAATTGGGCATTTATTAGGGTTAGATGTTCATGACATGGAAGATTTAGGAGATTTAGCCGGATATGAACCCGGACGGGTCAGAAGTCAACGGTTTGGCTGGTGTTTTTTGCGGTTAAATCGTCCCCTAAAGCCCGGAATGTTAGTCACAATAGAACCCGGATTTTATCAAGTTCCGGCTATTTTAAATGATCCTAAAAATCGGAAAAAATATCAAAAACAAGTAAATTGGGAACGGTTAGAACAATTTGCTGATGTGCGAGGAATTAGAATCGAAGATGATATATTAGTAACAGAAAAAGGAACAGAAATTTTAACGAAAAATTTACCAACCTCTATGGAAGAGATAGAAGCATTAATTCAACAGTAA
- a CDS encoding DUF4332 domain-containing protein: protein MASFKPNAHNLIQAVDWPISQLPGLNSDNQTRLNHYGIKTTCQLLKKGKTPADKMLLANFLQINIRDINKWIAMADLARIPSVGCQYCGLLLHSGVSSVSHLAQLPVHRLHQQILRFYVANLQRRDLCPSVDQIQQWVQQAKFL, encoded by the coding sequence ATGGCATCTTTTAAACCAAACGCTCATAACCTCATTCAAGCTGTTGATTGGCCGATTTCTCAACTTCCGGGCTTGAATTCGGATAATCAAACCCGATTAAACCATTATGGCATTAAAACCACCTGTCAACTATTAAAAAAAGGCAAAACCCCAGCCGATAAAATGCTTTTAGCGAATTTTCTTCAGATTAATATTAGAGATATAAACAAGTGGATTGCAATGGCGGACTTAGCTAGAATTCCGAGTGTTGGCTGTCAATATTGCGGACTATTGCTTCATTCTGGTGTCAGTTCAGTCAGCCATTTAGCCCAGTTACCCGTTCACCGTTTACATCAACAAATCTTACGTTTTTATGTTGCTAATTTACAGCGAAGAGATTTATGTCCGTCTGTTGATCAAATTCAACAATGGGTGCAACAAGCCAAATTTTTATAG
- a CDS encoding TetR/AcrR family transcriptional regulator: MPHLNHSISSPLETQILQAARRLFAHQGYDSTTTRDLAIAAGVAEGTLFRHFANKKAILIAIVTEGWVEILTDLLTELSAVGNYKAIAQLLHRRIINLHENADMMRICFLEAQFHPELRDRIQSEIIAKMTNVTEAFFETAMQKGVYRPMNPRIVAQVFLGMFAVAGFSYSTFLEPNASPQAMKEMAEGLADIFLNGVSAKD; encoded by the coding sequence ATGCCACATTTAAATCATTCCATATCATCGCCATTAGAAACGCAGATTTTACAGGCTGCACGACGGCTATTTGCCCATCAGGGGTATGATAGTACCACGACTCGTGATTTAGCCATCGCCGCAGGGGTTGCCGAAGGGACATTATTTCGACATTTTGCTAATAAAAAAGCTATTTTAATCGCCATTGTTACCGAAGGATGGGTCGAAATTTTAACCGATTTGTTAACAGAATTAAGTGCAGTGGGAAACTATAAAGCCATAGCACAATTGTTGCATCGACGCATCATAAACCTGCATGAAAATGCTGATATGATGCGAATTTGCTTTTTAGAAGCTCAATTTCATCCTGAATTACGCGATCGCATTCAATCAGAAATTATTGCTAAAATGACCAATGTAACTGAAGCGTTTTTTGAAACAGCAATGCAAAAAGGGGTTTATCGACCCATGAATCCTAGAATAGTTGCTCAAGTTTTTTTAGGAATGTTTGCTGTTGCTGGATTTAGTTATAGTACCTTCCTAGAACCTAATGCGTCTCCCCAAGCGATGAAAGAAATGGCAGAAGGATTAGCTGATATTTTTCTGAATGGGGTATCAGCAAAAGACTAA
- a CDS encoding pitrilysin family protein codes for MSLGYFFTGKPRTKKCSFLGQRLFSLVLSICLFWVMGFQTVWADEILPSTHSIQPYLKRVAREITEFTLDNGMRFIVLERHRAPVVSFLIYADVGGVNEPDGQTGVAHYLEHLAFKGTQKIGTTNYEAEKPLFEKQDQIFEQIKQAKAEGNTAKLKQLMDELEKLSAEANQYVKQNEFGRIVEQAGGVGMNAMTSSEATFYFYSLPANKLELWMSLESERFLEPVFREFYKEKQVILEERRLRTENSPVGQMIEEFSATAFKVHPYRRPVIGYVEDLENLTRKNVKDFFETYYVPNNLTVVIVGDVNPDEVKRFAEIYFGRYSAKPKPPQLNIVEPPQTAAREITLTLKTQPWYFEGYPIPALNDPDSVIYDLISSLLSDGRTSRLYKSLVEEQKIALTAQGSNGYPGNKYPNLMFFYAMPAPGHTVDEVATALRREIERFKTELVSETELERVKTQAKAGLLRSLDSNMGMAFALAEYEVKTGSWVNLFEELEKIDAVTAQDIQRVAQTMFRPENRTIGRLLSDE; via the coding sequence ATGTCTTTGGGTTATTTTTTCACAGGGAAACCAAGAACAAAGAAATGCTCCTTTCTAGGACAACGTTTGTTTTCTCTAGTTTTAAGCATTTGTTTATTTTGGGTGATGGGATTTCAAACGGTTTGGGCTGATGAAATTTTACCCTCAACCCATTCTATTCAACCTTATTTAAAACGAGTTGCCCGAGAAATTACTGAATTTACGCTCGATAATGGCATGAGATTTATCGTTTTAGAACGTCATCGTGCACCTGTGGTTTCTTTTTTAATTTATGCTGATGTTGGCGGCGTTAATGAACCTGATGGACAAACAGGAGTCGCCCATTATTTAGAGCATTTAGCGTTTAAAGGAACTCAAAAAATTGGCACAACTAACTATGAGGCGGAAAAACCGCTATTTGAAAAGCAGGATCAAATTTTTGAACAAATTAAACAAGCCAAGGCAGAAGGAAACACTGCAAAACTTAAGCAATTAATGGATGAGTTAGAAAAATTAAGCGCAGAAGCAAATCAATATGTAAAACAAAATGAGTTTGGCAGAATTGTAGAACAAGCGGGAGGTGTAGGCATGAATGCCATGACTTCCAGCGAGGCAACCTTTTATTTTTATAGCCTTCCTGCTAACAAGTTAGAACTGTGGATGTCTTTAGAATCAGAACGATTTTTAGAACCTGTTTTCAGAGAATTTTATAAAGAAAAACAGGTGATTTTAGAAGAACGTCGCTTGCGAACCGAAAATTCTCCAGTTGGTCAAATGATTGAAGAATTTTCAGCCACCGCTTTTAAAGTTCATCCCTACCGCCGCCCCGTTATTGGATATGTGGAAGACTTAGAAAATTTAACCCGTAAAAATGTTAAAGATTTCTTTGAAACTTACTATGTTCCCAATAATTTAACAGTTGTTATTGTAGGAGATGTTAATCCTGATGAGGTCAAACGTTTCGCTGAAATTTATTTTGGTCGTTACAGTGCTAAACCCAAACCCCCTCAATTAAATATTGTTGAACCGCCTCAAACCGCAGCCCGTGAAATTACGTTAACGTTAAAAACTCAACCTTGGTATTTTGAAGGATACCCAATTCCAGCTTTAAATGATCCTGATTCTGTGATTTATGATCTGATTTCTAGTCTCCTCAGTGATGGTCGAACCTCTCGTTTGTATAAATCTTTAGTAGAAGAACAAAAAATTGCCTTAACTGCCCAGGGATCAAATGGATATCCGGGGAATAAATACCCTAATTTAATGTTCTTTTATGCGATGCCAGCACCGGGTCATACTGTTGATGAAGTGGCGACAGCATTACGTCGAGAAATTGAACGTTTCAAAACTGAATTGGTTTCAGAAACTGAATTAGAACGGGTTAAAACTCAAGCTAAAGCGGGTTTATTGAGATCCTTAGATTCTAATATGGGTATGGCATTTGCCTTAGCTGAGTATGAGGTTAAAACGGGATCTTGGGTCAATTTATTTGAAGAGTTAGAAAAAATTGATGCCGTTACTGCCCAGGATATTCAGCGAGTAGCCCAAACTATGTTTCGTCCTGAAAATCGTACCATTGGACGGTTATTATCGGACGAATAA
- a CDS encoding pitrilysin family protein: MVVTIFWHIPAIAATPKHYTDLTFPPLPELQLPDYERYQLDNGITVYLIEDHELPLVGGTAIFRTGDRFEPADKVGLASITAEVMRNGGTSQHPGDQFNQILEDKAAYIEAGIYTTSGRIGFGGLSEDLPTVFGLLADLIRNPTFPQDKLDLAKTQVKGGIARRNDEPEEIAGRELVKLIYGADSPYARTIEYSTLNQINREDLVDFYQQYFHPETMILGVVGDFDRAKMKALIAEKLGDWKPSQKAVIPPLPSVSQVNSGGVFFVDQPQLTQSYVEMGHLGGLLNDPNYPELSVMNNVIDGFGGRLFNNVRSRQGLAYSVYGAWGISYDYPGIFNAGGQTRSEATVPFIQGVKAELERLQKEPIKPEELAYAKESTLNSFIFNFEDPGQTLSRLMQYEYYGYPKDFIFDYQRQVEATTIEDVQRVAQQYLKPENLVILVVGNQRAINPPLSSLDQQSNVTTIDVTIPGS, from the coding sequence ATGGTTGTTACTATTTTTTGGCATATTCCTGCCATTGCAGCCACACCCAAACATTACACAGATTTAACGTTTCCCCCCTTACCTGAACTTCAACTTCCCGACTATGAGCGCTATCAATTAGACAATGGAATTACGGTTTATTTAATCGAAGATCATGAACTTCCTTTAGTTGGAGGAACTGCTATATTTCGGACTGGAGATCGATTTGAACCTGCGGATAAAGTGGGTTTAGCAAGTATAACCGCAGAGGTGATGCGAAATGGGGGAACCTCTCAACATCCCGGCGATCAATTCAATCAAATTTTAGAAGACAAAGCCGCTTATATCGAAGCTGGAATTTATACAACATCCGGTCGCATTGGCTTTGGAGGATTGAGCGAAGATTTACCAACTGTGTTTGGATTATTGGCTGATTTAATTCGCAATCCTACCTTTCCCCAAGATAAATTAGACTTAGCAAAAACTCAAGTAAAAGGTGGGATTGCTCGTCGGAATGATGAACCTGAAGAAATTGCGGGGAGAGAGTTAGTTAAACTCATTTATGGTGCAGATAGTCCCTATGCAAGAACCATAGAATATTCCACATTAAACCAAATCAATCGTGAGGATTTAGTTGATTTTTATCAACAATATTTTCATCCTGAAACGATGATTTTGGGAGTAGTGGGGGATTTTGATCGAGCAAAAATGAAAGCATTGATTGCTGAAAAGTTAGGAGATTGGAAACCGTCTCAAAAAGCTGTGATTCCTCCCCTTCCGTCCGTTTCTCAAGTTAATTCGGGGGGAGTTTTCTTTGTTGATCAACCTCAACTTACTCAAAGTTATGTGGAAATGGGGCATTTAGGGGGGTTATTAAATGATCCGAATTATCCCGAATTAAGCGTTATGAATAATGTAATTGATGGGTTTGGTGGTCGATTATTTAATAATGTGCGATCGCGCCAAGGATTAGCTTATTCTGTTTATGGAGCTTGGGGTATAAGTTATGATTATCCAGGGATTTTTAACGCAGGTGGACAAACTCGTTCTGAAGCAACAGTTCCCTTTATTCAAGGAGTAAAAGCTGAACTTGAACGATTACAAAAAGAACCCATTAAGCCTGAAGAATTAGCTTATGCGAAAGAATCAACATTGAATTCTTTTATTTTCAATTTTGAAGATCCGGGTCAAACTTTGTCGCGTTTAATGCAATATGAATATTATGGCTATCCCAAGGATTTTATCTTTGATTATCAACGTCAAGTGGAAGCAACAACGATTGAAGATGTTCAAAGAGTTGCTCAACAATATCTCAAACCCGAAAATTTAGTGATTTTAGTCGTTGGAAATCAAAGGGCGATTAATCCTCCTTTAAGCAGTTTAGATCAACAATCAAACGTTACGACTATTGATGTGACGATTCCTGGGAGTTAA